A genome region from Variovorax paradoxus includes the following:
- the serC gene encoding 3-phosphoserine/phosphohydroxythreonine transaminase, which yields MPEAVLQRAAAEMLDWQGSGMSVMEMSHRGKEFGAICTQAEADIRTLLAIPSHFHVLFMQGGGLGENAIVPLNLSRGQAADFVITGSWSIKSHKEAQRYCTARVAASNADDQHTKLPDPASWQLAKDASYVHVCTNETINGIEFHQLPDLAALGSDVPLVIDFSSHVASRSVDWSRVGLAFGGAQKNLGPAGLTIVVVRDDLLGRALEICPSAFNYKTVADNHSMYNTPPTWGIYMAGLTFQWLLQQREGDLTGVAAMEQRNIAKAKLLYEFIDSSDFYANRIDASCRSRMNVPFFLADEGRNEAFLAGARETGLLQLKGHKSVGGMRASIYNAMPLEGVQALVSYMREFERSHA from the coding sequence ATGCCGGAGGCGGTGCTGCAACGCGCCGCCGCCGAAATGCTCGACTGGCAGGGCAGCGGCATGAGCGTGATGGAAATGAGCCACCGCGGCAAGGAATTCGGTGCGATCTGCACCCAGGCCGAAGCCGACATCCGAACGCTGCTGGCCATTCCCTCTCACTTTCACGTCCTGTTCATGCAGGGCGGCGGACTGGGCGAGAACGCCATCGTGCCGTTGAACCTGTCGCGCGGGCAAGCCGCCGACTTCGTCATCACCGGCAGCTGGAGCATCAAGTCGCACAAGGAAGCCCAACGCTACTGCACGGCGCGCGTGGCCGCGAGCAACGCCGACGACCAGCACACCAAGCTTCCCGACCCCGCCAGCTGGCAACTCGCCAAGGATGCGTCGTACGTGCACGTATGCACCAACGAGACCATCAACGGCATCGAGTTTCATCAGTTGCCCGACCTGGCCGCGCTCGGCAGCGACGTGCCGCTGGTCATCGATTTCTCCTCGCACGTCGCCTCGCGCAGCGTCGACTGGAGCCGCGTGGGCCTGGCCTTTGGCGGCGCCCAGAAGAATCTCGGCCCTGCAGGCCTGACCATCGTCGTCGTGCGCGACGACCTGCTGGGCCGCGCGCTCGAGATCTGCCCGAGCGCGTTCAACTACAAGACCGTGGCCGACAACCATTCCATGTACAACACCCCGCCGACGTGGGGCATCTACATGGCCGGACTCACCTTCCAGTGGCTGCTGCAGCAGCGGGAAGGCGATCTCACGGGCGTGGCAGCCATGGAGCAGCGCAACATCGCCAAGGCTAAGCTGCTGTACGAATTCATCGACAGTTCCGACTTCTACGCCAACCGCATCGATGCGAGCTGCCGCTCGCGCATGAACGTGCCGTTCTTCCTGGCCGACGAAGGCCGCAACGAGGCCTTCCTGGCGGGTGCGCGCGAAACCGGGCTGCTGCAGCTCAAGGGCCACAAGTCGGTCGGCGGCATGCGTGCCAGCATTTACAACGCCATGCCGCTGGAAGGGGTGCAGGCCCTCGTGTCCTACATGCGAGAATTCGAGCGATCGCATGCCTAG
- a CDS encoding HAD-IA family hydrolase: MDIETKAVLFDLDGTLIDSAPDLGAAADKMRTDRGLASYPLERYRPMAGAGARGMLGVAFGITPESPEFDVLREEFFVTYERRMLLNTQVFDGVQALIEGLREQGLPWGVVTNKSMRFTDPLTRAIPLFASAGAVVSGDTTPFSKPHPEPLREASRRLGVAAEACIYVGDDERDIIAGRAAGMRTVAATYGYMGSQADSALWNADASISSPLELLKLLNSA; encoded by the coding sequence ATGGACATCGAAACCAAGGCTGTGCTGTTCGACCTCGACGGCACTTTGATCGACAGTGCTCCCGACCTCGGTGCTGCCGCCGACAAGATGCGAACCGACCGTGGCCTTGCATCTTATCCACTGGAGCGCTACCGGCCGATGGCCGGAGCGGGCGCCCGCGGCATGCTGGGCGTGGCGTTCGGCATCACGCCGGAGTCGCCCGAGTTCGACGTATTGCGTGAAGAATTCTTCGTCACCTACGAGCGCCGCATGCTGCTCAACACGCAGGTGTTCGATGGTGTTCAAGCGCTGATCGAGGGCCTGCGAGAGCAGGGTCTTCCGTGGGGCGTTGTCACCAACAAGTCGATGCGCTTCACCGATCCGCTGACGCGCGCGATCCCGTTGTTCGCCAGCGCGGGTGCCGTGGTGAGCGGCGATACGACGCCGTTCTCGAAGCCGCATCCGGAGCCGCTGCGGGAGGCTTCGCGCCGGCTCGGCGTGGCAGCGGAGGCCTGCATCTACGTCGGCGACGACGAGCGTGACATCATCGCGGGGCGTGCTGCCGGCATGCGGACCGTGGCCGCCACCTACGGCTACATGGGTTCGCAGGCTGATTCGGCGCTGTGGAACGCAGATGCCTCAATCTCTTCGCCCCTGGAGCTCTTGAAGTTGCTCAATAGCGCCTAA
- the ompA gene encoding outer membrane protein OmpA has protein sequence MKKLNKVAMMFAVAALATAAGAQTRVTAADGGPTIDNWQNGTGELVWKNGTNELCWRDANWTPATAAAGCDGALVPAAPAAAAPTPAAPAAPAAPQVAANKVTFAADAFFDFDKSVLKPEGRAKLTDLVEKIRGVNLEVIIAVGHTDSIGTDAYNQRLSVRRAEAVKAFLVSKGIERNRVYTEGKGEKQPVADNRTKEGRAKNRRVEIEVVGTRAN, from the coding sequence ATGAAGAAACTGAATAAAGTGGCGATGATGTTTGCAGTCGCTGCGCTCGCCACTGCCGCCGGCGCGCAGACCCGTGTCACCGCTGCGGACGGCGGTCCTACGATCGACAACTGGCAAAACGGCACCGGCGAACTGGTCTGGAAGAACGGCACGAACGAACTGTGCTGGCGCGATGCCAACTGGACGCCTGCTACGGCTGCCGCTGGTTGCGACGGTGCTCTGGTTCCTGCTGCTCCGGCTGCTGCTGCTCCGACCCCTGCTGCTCCGGCTGCCCCGGCTGCACCGCAAGTCGCTGCCAACAAGGTGACCTTCGCTGCCGACGCCTTCTTCGACTTCGACAAGTCGGTTCTGAAGCCCGAAGGTCGCGCCAAGCTGACCGACCTCGTCGAGAAGATTCGTGGTGTGAACCTCGAAGTCATCATCGCTGTGGGCCACACCGACTCGATCGGTACCGACGCCTACAACCAGCGTCTGTCGGTGCGTCGCGCCGAAGCCGTCAAGGCCTTCCTGGTCTCGAAGGGCATCGAACGCAACCGCGTCTACACCGAAGGCAAGGGCGAGAAGCAGCCAGTGGCTGACAACCGCACCAAGGAAGGCCGCGCCAAGAACCGTCGCGTGGAAATCGAAGTGGTCGGCACCCGCGCCAACTGA
- the ubiG gene encoding bifunctional 2-polyprenyl-6-hydroxyphenol methylase/3-demethylubiquinol 3-O-methyltransferase UbiG — MTENVNADPAELAKFSELAHRWWDLDSEFRPLHEINPLRLEWIDGIAPISQQRVLDIGCGGGILADSMARKGADVLGIDLAGKALKVAQLHALEAGTRGVKYREISAEALAAEQPGSFDVVTCMEMLEHVPQPDSVIRACATLVKPGGWVFLSTINRNLKAFMLAIVGAEYVLGMLPKGTHEYAKLIRPSELAGYCRAAGLDLRHTRGMEHNPLTRRYWLSGDTSVNYMFATQKPSESVKESQG, encoded by the coding sequence ATGACAGAAAACGTGAATGCAGATCCGGCCGAACTGGCCAAGTTTTCAGAACTTGCACATCGCTGGTGGGATTTGGACAGCGAATTTCGCCCTTTGCATGAGATCAATCCTCTGCGCCTCGAATGGATTGATGGAATTGCGCCTATTTCGCAGCAGCGTGTGCTCGATATCGGCTGTGGCGGCGGAATCCTTGCCGATTCGATGGCGCGCAAGGGGGCGGATGTGCTGGGCATCGACCTTGCCGGCAAGGCGCTCAAGGTCGCTCAATTGCACGCGCTGGAGGCCGGCACGCGTGGCGTGAAGTATCGGGAAATCAGCGCTGAGGCGCTGGCGGCCGAGCAGCCGGGCAGTTTCGACGTGGTCACCTGCATGGAAATGCTCGAGCACGTGCCGCAGCCGGACTCGGTCATCCGGGCTTGCGCCACGCTGGTCAAGCCTGGCGGCTGGGTATTCCTCTCGACCATCAACCGCAACCTGAAGGCCTTCATGCTGGCCATCGTCGGCGCCGAATACGTGTTGGGCATGCTGCCCAAAGGCACGCATGAATATGCCAAGCTGATCCGTCCCAGTGAATTGGCGGGGTACTGCCGTGCAGCGGGGCTGGATCTGCGGCACACCCGTGGCATGGAGCACAACCCGCTGACGCGACGTTATTGGCTCAGCGGCGATACCAGCGTCAACTACATGTTCGCCACGCAGAAGCCGTCCGAGTCGGTCAAGGAATCGCAAGGGTGA
- a CDS encoding pseudouridine synthase produces MHLQDILYTQGFGTRRVCAGLVQQGHVAIDGKAVTDPFADLDAEGLLFTVQGTPWAYHEKAYLMLHKPAGTECSQKPSTYPSIYTLLPSPLRLRPNKGAVQGVQAIGRLDQDTTGLLLLTDDGQFIHKMGSPKHHVPKVYEVTAKHPVDEAQIAKLLGGVVLDDDPKPVRAAACESDSPLHLRLTLTEGKYHQVKRMLAAVGNRVEGLHRSRMGDLALPADLAPGQWRWLTADEVAGLRAPAKAAKTPK; encoded by the coding sequence ATGCATCTGCAAGACATCCTCTACACCCAGGGCTTCGGCACGCGCCGCGTGTGCGCGGGCCTGGTCCAGCAAGGCCACGTGGCCATCGACGGCAAGGCCGTGACCGACCCCTTCGCCGACCTTGATGCCGAGGGCCTGCTTTTCACCGTCCAGGGCACCCCGTGGGCCTACCACGAGAAGGCCTACCTGATGCTGCACAAGCCGGCAGGTACCGAGTGCTCGCAGAAGCCCTCGACCTATCCGAGCATCTATACGCTGCTGCCGTCGCCGCTGCGCCTGCGGCCCAACAAGGGCGCGGTGCAGGGCGTGCAGGCCATCGGCCGGCTCGACCAGGACACCACCGGCCTTCTGTTGCTGACCGACGACGGCCAGTTCATCCACAAGATGGGCTCGCCCAAGCACCACGTGCCCAAGGTCTACGAGGTGACGGCCAAGCATCCGGTGGACGAGGCCCAGATCGCGAAGCTGCTGGGCGGCGTGGTGCTCGACGACGACCCGAAGCCCGTGCGCGCCGCCGCCTGCGAATCGGACAGTCCGCTGCACCTGCGCCTGACGTTGACCGAAGGCAAGTACCACCAGGTCAAGCGCATGCTGGCCGCGGTCGGCAACCGGGTCGAAGGGCTGCACCGCTCGCGCATGGGCGATCTGGCGCTGCCGGCCGACCTGGCGCCGGGCCAATGGCGCTGGCTGACCGCCGACGAGGTGGCTGGCCTGCGTGCGCCGGCCAAAGCCGCCAAGACACCGAAATAA
- a CDS encoding class I SAM-dependent methyltransferase translates to MPDSLTSTLTRYYDAVPYDSHPFPQSAMEHLEALAYLFGLDAPAPSRARVLELGCAAGGNLIPFAARHPDARAIGVDLSTVQVAQGVAAIERAGLSNVELKAFDISQIDASFGQFDYIVCHGVYSWVPQPVQEAILRICAQNLAPNGVAYVSYNVYPGWKAREIVRDAMILRGGPRDTPDEKLSYARGMLEFLEQSARPDSVLKKTLDEAMPIVRSANSSYLLHEFLEPCNAPCYFKEFVARAQAEGLAYLCDAEPSTMFVQNYGDKVHGPLLRECGGSQILMEQYLDFLVNRTFRQTLLVGQQNADRIRYRLDPARLRELEFAGLFASADGTAFTLDAREQPCNAIRGLKVTLRLPVHKAVAQLLDAGYPTSISPQALVDGVSRLVDQPPAAVEPAVMAMLEELLILGALRVRRTTVPVVASVSESPVALPAIRALSVLRTGAGDTFGSCNQWHEPVVLSLLERSLLPLLDGKHSHEALAQHLEAEVRSDRLRFVKDDKPLTEPSAVKEFARQQVALALASLRRKALLTA, encoded by the coding sequence GTGCCGGATTCCCTGACCTCCACGCTGACTCGCTACTACGACGCGGTGCCCTACGACTCGCACCCGTTTCCTCAGTCGGCCATGGAGCACCTGGAAGCGCTGGCCTATCTCTTCGGGCTCGACGCGCCTGCTCCATCGCGCGCACGCGTGCTCGAGCTCGGATGTGCCGCTGGCGGCAACCTGATTCCGTTCGCGGCGCGCCATCCCGATGCCCGCGCGATCGGCGTCGACCTGTCCACGGTGCAGGTGGCGCAGGGCGTGGCCGCCATCGAGCGTGCGGGCCTGTCGAACGTGGAGCTCAAGGCGTTCGATATCTCGCAGATCGACGCCTCGTTCGGCCAGTTCGACTACATCGTCTGCCACGGCGTGTACAGCTGGGTGCCGCAACCCGTGCAGGAGGCGATCCTGCGCATCTGTGCGCAGAACCTTGCGCCGAACGGCGTGGCGTATGTGAGCTACAACGTGTACCCGGGCTGGAAGGCGCGCGAGATCGTGCGCGACGCCATGATCCTGCGCGGCGGGCCGCGCGACACGCCGGACGAAAAGCTCTCGTATGCGCGCGGCATGCTCGAGTTTCTCGAGCAGTCGGCCCGTCCCGACAGTGTGCTGAAGAAGACGCTCGACGAGGCCATGCCGATCGTGCGCAGCGCCAACAGTTCGTACCTGCTGCACGAGTTCCTCGAGCCCTGCAACGCGCCGTGCTACTTCAAGGAGTTCGTGGCGCGTGCACAGGCGGAGGGCCTTGCCTACCTGTGCGACGCCGAGCCTTCGACCATGTTCGTGCAGAACTACGGCGACAAGGTACATGGCCCGCTCCTGCGCGAGTGCGGGGGCAGCCAGATCCTCATGGAGCAGTACCTCGATTTCCTGGTCAACCGCACGTTTCGCCAGACGCTGCTGGTCGGGCAGCAGAATGCCGACCGCATCCGCTACAGGCTCGATCCTGCGCGCCTGCGCGAACTCGAATTCGCGGGCCTTTTCGCTTCCGCAGACGGCACGGCGTTCACGCTGGACGCCCGCGAGCAACCGTGCAACGCGATCCGCGGCCTCAAGGTCACGCTGCGGCTCCCGGTGCACAAGGCCGTTGCCCAACTGCTCGATGCGGGCTATCCCACTTCGATATCGCCGCAGGCGCTGGTCGACGGAGTATCGCGGCTTGTCGACCAGCCGCCGGCTGCCGTCGAGCCCGCGGTGATGGCCATGCTCGAGGAACTGCTGATCCTGGGTGCCTTGCGGGTGCGTCGCACGACGGTGCCTGTGGTCGCCTCGGTGTCCGAGAGCCCCGTGGCGTTGCCTGCGATCCGTGCCCTCTCCGTTCTGCGCACTGGCGCCGGCGACACCTTCGGCTCCTGCAATCAATGGCACGAGCCGGTCGTGCTGTCGCTGCTCGAGCGCAGCCTGCTGCCGCTGCTCGACGGCAAGCATTCGCACGAGGCGCTCGCGCAGCACCTCGAGGCGGAAGTGCGCAGCGACCGGCTGCGCTTCGTCAAGGACGACAAGCCGCTGACAGAGCCGTCGGCGGTGAAAGAATTCGCCAGGCAGCAGGTCGCGCTGGCGCTGGCGAGCCTGCGGCGCAAGGCGCTGCTGACGGCCTGA
- the gyrA gene encoding DNA gyrase subunit A: MTSFAKETLPISLEEEMRSSYLDYAMSVIVGRALPDARDGLKPVHRRVLYAMHELNNDWNRPYKKSARIVGDVIGKYHPHGDQSVYDTIVRLAQDFSMRHMLVDGQGNFGSVDGDNAAAMRYTEIRLAKIAHEMLADIDKETVDFQDNYDGSEKEPKVLPSQLPNLLVNGSGGIAVGMATNIPPHNLNEVVDACLHLLRNPQASIDELMEIVPAPDFPTAGIIYGINGVKDGYRTGRGKVVMRAKCHFEDIDRGQRQAIIVDELPYQVNKKTLQERMAELVHEKKIEGISHIQDESDKSGMRLVIELKRGEVPEVVLNNLYKQTQLQDTFGINMVALVDGQPKLCNLKDLIEVFLQHRREVVTRRTVFTLRKARERGHVLEGLAVALANIDEFIRIIRESPTPPVAKAELMTRAWDSKLVREMLTRSRADGGVVNADDYRPEGLEREFGMGGDGLYRLSDTQAQEILQMRLQRLTGLEQDKIVAEYKDVMAEIDDLLDILAKPERVSTIIGEELGTIKQEFGQSKIGARRSQVEHSAYDLSTEDLITPTDMVVTLSHSGYIKSQPLGEYRAQKRGGRGKQATATKDDDWIDQLFIANTHDYILCFSNRGRLYWLKVWEVPAGSRGSRGRPIVNMFPLQEGEKINVVLALTGEKRNFPADQYVFMATSMGTVKKTALDEFSNPRKGGIIAVNLDEGDYLIGAALTDGKHDVMLFSDGGKAVRFDEEDVRPLGRNARGVRGMSLDPGQGVIAMLVAEDEQQSVLTATENGYGKRTSITEYTRHGRGTKGMIAIQQSERNGKVVAATLVHADDEIMLITDKGVLVRTRVAEIRELGRATQGVTLIGLDEGAKLSGLQRIVENDANGESEPDADDASSSSTENPQ, from the coding sequence ATGACGTCCTTCGCAAAAGAAACCCTGCCCATCAGTCTCGAAGAGGAAATGCGCAGCAGCTATCTCGATTACGCCATGAGCGTGATCGTGGGCCGAGCGCTTCCCGATGCCCGCGACGGCCTCAAGCCGGTGCACCGCCGGGTGCTCTACGCGATGCACGAGCTCAACAACGACTGGAACCGGCCCTACAAGAAGTCGGCCCGTATCGTCGGCGACGTCATCGGTAAATACCATCCGCACGGCGACCAGTCGGTCTACGACACGATTGTGCGGCTGGCTCAGGACTTCTCGATGCGCCACATGCTGGTGGACGGCCAGGGCAACTTCGGGTCTGTCGATGGAGACAACGCGGCCGCAATGCGTTATACGGAAATCCGGCTGGCGAAAATTGCTCACGAAATGCTGGCTGATATCGACAAGGAAACTGTCGACTTTCAGGACAATTACGACGGCTCCGAAAAAGAGCCGAAGGTGTTGCCGAGCCAGCTTCCGAATTTGCTGGTCAATGGCTCCGGCGGTATTGCGGTCGGCATGGCCACCAATATCCCGCCGCACAACCTGAACGAAGTGGTCGATGCCTGCCTGCACCTGCTGCGCAATCCGCAGGCCAGCATCGACGAACTGATGGAAATCGTGCCCGCGCCCGACTTCCCCACCGCCGGCATCATCTACGGCATCAACGGCGTGAAGGACGGCTACCGCACCGGCCGCGGCAAGGTGGTGATGCGCGCCAAGTGCCACTTCGAAGACATCGACCGCGGCCAGCGCCAGGCGATCATCGTCGACGAGCTCCCCTACCAGGTCAACAAGAAGACGTTGCAGGAGCGCATGGCCGAACTGGTGCACGAGAAGAAGATCGAAGGCATCAGCCACATCCAGGACGAGTCCGACAAGTCGGGCATGCGCCTGGTCATCGAGCTCAAGCGCGGCGAAGTGCCCGAGGTCGTGCTCAACAACCTCTACAAGCAGACGCAGCTGCAGGACACCTTCGGCATCAACATGGTGGCGCTGGTCGACGGCCAGCCGAAGCTGTGCAATCTGAAGGACCTGATCGAGGTCTTTCTCCAGCATCGCCGTGAAGTGGTCACGCGCCGCACCGTCTTCACGCTGCGCAAGGCCCGCGAACGCGGCCACGTGCTCGAAGGCCTGGCGGTGGCGCTCGCCAACATCGACGAGTTCATTCGCATCATCCGCGAATCGCCGACGCCGCCGGTGGCCAAGGCCGAGCTCATGACGCGCGCCTGGGACAGCAAACTGGTGCGCGAGATGCTCACGCGTTCGCGCGCCGATGGCGGCGTGGTCAACGCCGACGACTACCGTCCCGAAGGCCTGGAGCGCGAGTTCGGCATGGGCGGCGACGGACTCTACCGCCTCTCGGATACGCAGGCCCAGGAAATCCTGCAGATGCGTCTGCAGCGCCTGACCGGCCTTGAGCAGGACAAAATCGTTGCCGAATACAAGGATGTCATGGCAGAGATCGACGACCTGCTCGACATCCTCGCCAAGCCCGAACGCGTCTCGACCATCATTGGCGAAGAGCTCGGCACCATCAAGCAGGAGTTCGGCCAGTCGAAGATCGGGGCTCGCCGCAGCCAGGTCGAGCACAGCGCCTACGACCTCTCCACCGAAGACCTGATCACGCCCACCGACATGGTGGTGACGCTCTCGCACAGTGGCTACATCAAGAGCCAGCCGCTGGGCGAATACCGCGCACAGAAGCGCGGCGGCCGCGGCAAGCAGGCCACGGCCACCAAGGACGACGACTGGATCGACCAGCTCTTCATCGCCAACACGCACGACTACATCCTGTGCTTCTCCAACCGCGGCCGGCTCTACTGGCTCAAGGTGTGGGAAGTGCCGGCGGGTTCGCGCGGATCGCGCGGGCGCCCCATCGTCAACATGTTTCCGCTGCAGGAAGGCGAGAAGATCAACGTCGTGCTTGCACTGACCGGCGAGAAGCGCAATTTCCCGGCGGACCAGTACGTGTTCATGGCAACCTCGATGGGCACAGTGAAGAAGACTGCGCTCGACGAGTTCAGCAACCCTCGCAAGGGCGGCATCATCGCCGTGAACCTCGACGAGGGCGACTACCTGATCGGCGCGGCGCTGACAGACGGCAAGCATGACGTGATGCTGTTCAGCGACGGTGGCAAGGCCGTGCGTTTCGACGAGGAGGATGTCCGTCCGCTGGGCCGGAATGCCCGCGGCGTGCGCGGCATGTCGCTCGACCCGGGACAGGGCGTCATCGCCATGCTGGTGGCCGAAGACGAGCAGCAGAGCGTGCTCACCGCCACGGAAAATGGTTACGGAAAGCGCACAAGCATTACCGAATACACGCGCCATGGCCGCGGAACCAAGGGCATGATCGCGATCCAACAGAGTGAACGCAACGGCAAGGTCGTGGCTGCCACTCTCGTTCATGCCGATGATGAGATCATGCTCATCACTGACAAGGGTGTGCTGGTGCGCACCCGGGTTGCCGAAATTCGCGAACTGGGCCGCGCAACGCAAGGCGTTACGCTTATCGGTCTCGACGAAGGCGCCAAACTCAGCGGTCTTCAACGCATTGTCGAAAATGACGCGAACGGCGAATCCGAGCCGGACGCGGACGATGCATCCTCATCTTCAACGGAGAATCCTCAGTGA
- a CDS encoding DUF2059 domain-containing protein has translation MKKIKLALLTVALAGSSMAAMAQDKAALIKQFIDIQRPGIESLARGLVEQSSAPIAQAGSQYLQTQVPEAKRESAAKAADAELKKYFDDAYPIVRDKAVQLAPGALSPLLEQNFSEDELKQLLAWINSPLSKKYQDLNPKMQTALTEKLVSETRGTIEPKMRALDENVAKALGAPTEAPAGKAPAKAPAKK, from the coding sequence GTGAAAAAAATCAAACTCGCACTTCTGACGGTCGCCCTGGCTGGCAGTTCGATGGCCGCAATGGCCCAGGACAAGGCCGCGCTCATCAAGCAGTTCATCGACATCCAGCGCCCCGGCATCGAATCGCTGGCGCGCGGTCTGGTCGAGCAATCGAGCGCTCCGATCGCACAGGCGGGTTCGCAGTACCTGCAGACGCAGGTTCCCGAAGCCAAGCGTGAATCGGCCGCCAAGGCAGCCGATGCAGAGCTGAAGAAGTACTTCGACGACGCCTATCCGATCGTCCGCGACAAGGCCGTTCAACTGGCTCCCGGTGCCCTGAGCCCGCTGCTCGAGCAGAACTTCAGCGAAGACGAGCTCAAGCAGCTGCTCGCCTGGATCAACTCGCCCCTGAGCAAGAAATACCAGGACCTGAACCCGAAGATGCAGACCGCACTGACCGAGAAGCTCGTGTCGGAAACCCGCGGCACCATCGAGCCCAAGATGCGCGCGCTCGACGAGAACGTCGCCAAGGCCCTGGGTGCTCCCACCGAAGCCCCTGCAGGCAAGGCTCCCGCCAAGGCTCCAGCCAAGAAGTAA
- the ggt gene encoding gamma-glutamyltransferase has protein sequence MQHIHWTPKLRAAVAAVLALAAAGASNAASQAPVAAEHGMVVSAQHLASKVGVDVLKRGGNAVDAAVAVGYALAVVYPAAGNLGGGGFMTVQLADGRKTFLDFREKAPLAATANMYLDKDGNVIKGLSTNGHLAVGVPGSVSGMEYAREKYGTMKRADLIAPSIQLAEKGFALEQGDIDMLWTSTADFQKDPVSGAIFLNKGQPFQVGQKLVQKDLGKTLRAISQNGTDGFYKGWVGQAIVASSQAGKGIITQADLDQYKTRELAPVECDYRGYRVVSAPPPSSGGVIICEMLNILEGYPLKELGFRSAQSVHYQIEAMRHAYVDRNSYLGDPDFVKNPLERLLDKGYAEKIRASIDPKKAGVSKDIKPGVAPHEGSNTTHYSITDQWGNAVSVTYTLNDWFGAKVTAAKTGVLLNNEMDDFTSKVGVPNLYGLVQGEANKIEPGKRPLSSMSPTIVSKDGKPVFVVGTPGGSRIITAVLHTILNVVDYDMNVQEAVDAPRFHQQWLPDVTNVETFAISPDTRKILTDMGHNLGVPQPANHLAAIIVGAPTLGGKPVGSNRFYGANDPRRNTGLAAGY, from the coding sequence ATGCAACACATCCACTGGACTCCAAAGCTGCGCGCCGCCGTGGCGGCGGTGCTCGCGCTGGCTGCCGCCGGCGCGTCGAATGCCGCGTCGCAGGCGCCGGTCGCGGCCGAGCACGGCATGGTCGTGAGCGCGCAGCACTTGGCCAGCAAAGTCGGCGTCGACGTACTCAAGCGCGGCGGCAATGCCGTCGACGCGGCGGTGGCCGTGGGCTATGCGCTGGCGGTGGTGTATCCCGCCGCGGGCAACCTCGGCGGCGGCGGCTTCATGACCGTGCAGCTGGCCGATGGCCGCAAGACCTTCCTCGATTTCCGCGAGAAGGCGCCGCTGGCCGCGACGGCCAACATGTACCTCGACAAGGACGGCAACGTCATCAAGGGCCTGAGCACCAATGGCCACCTTGCGGTGGGCGTGCCGGGCTCTGTCTCGGGCATGGAATACGCACGCGAGAAGTACGGCACCATGAAGCGCGCCGACCTGATCGCCCCCTCCATCCAACTGGCCGAAAAGGGCTTCGCGCTGGAACAGGGCGACATCGACATGCTCTGGACGTCCACCGCCGATTTCCAGAAGGATCCGGTCTCCGGTGCCATCTTCCTGAACAAGGGCCAGCCCTTCCAGGTCGGCCAGAAGCTGGTGCAGAAGGACCTCGGCAAGACGCTGCGCGCCATCAGCCAGAACGGCACCGACGGCTTCTACAAGGGCTGGGTGGGCCAGGCCATCGTGGCTTCGAGCCAGGCGGGCAAGGGCATCATCACCCAGGCCGACCTCGACCAGTACAAGACGCGCGAACTCGCGCCGGTGGAATGCGACTACCGCGGCTACCGCGTGGTGTCGGCGCCGCCGCCCAGCTCGGGCGGCGTGATCATCTGCGAGATGCTCAACATCCTCGAGGGCTACCCGCTGAAGGAGCTGGGTTTCCGTTCGGCCCAGTCGGTGCACTACCAGATCGAGGCCATGCGCCATGCCTACGTCGACCGCAACAGCTACCTGGGCGATCCAGACTTCGTGAAGAACCCGCTCGAGCGCCTGCTCGACAAGGGCTACGCCGAGAAGATCCGCGCGAGCATCGACCCGAAGAAGGCCGGTGTTTCCAAGGACATCAAGCCCGGCGTGGCGCCGCATGAAGGCAGCAACACCACCCACTACTCGATCACCGACCAATGGGGCAATGCCGTCTCGGTGACCTACACGCTGAACGACTGGTTCGGCGCCAAGGTCACGGCCGCCAAGACCGGCGTGCTGCTGAACAACGAGATGGACGACTTCACGTCGAAGGTCGGCGTGCCCAACCTCTACGGCTTGGTGCAGGGCGAGGCCAACAAGATCGAGCCGGGCAAGCGTCCGCTGAGCTCGATGAGCCCGACCATCGTCTCCAAGGACGGCAAGCCGGTGTTCGTGGTCGGCACGCCGGGCGGCAGCCGCATCATCACGGCGGTGCTGCACACCATCCTGAACGTGGTCGACTACGACATGAACGTGCAGGAAGCCGTCGATGCGCCGCGCTTCCACCAGCAGTGGCTGCCCGACGTCACCAACGTCGAGACCTTCGCGATCAGCCCCGACACGCGCAAGATCCTGACCGACATGGGCCACAACCTGGGCGTGCCGCAACCGGCCAACCACCTGGCGGCCATCATCGTCGGGGCGCCCACGCTGGGCGGCAAGCCGGTGGGCAGCAACCGCTTCTACGGCGCCAACGACCCGCGCCGCAACACCGGTTTGGCCGCAGGGTACTGA